In the genome of Zobellia nedashkovskayae, the window GATGTAATTGTTCCGGTTTCAAGTCCGTTGCAAGTGTCGCTACCGATAAAGTCAGTGATATCGAGAGGCCCAGGTTGGGTAATTTCAATTTCAGGACCCAGAACAGATGGGCAAGTATTGGTGTCATCAGTTAGCGTTACTTGATAAAACCCAAAGGGTAAATCTACTAAATTGGTGTCCGTAGAATTTGGAGTGGGAGGCGTAAACGGAATTTTAGTAGAGGTTAGGGTTTCACTTCTTGTCCATGAAAAGATGTAGCCTGGTGTTCCATTTTCTACCAGAATTTCCAAGGCACCGTTACTTACACCGTTTGTAGAGACGTCAACATGGCTGGCGATGATTTCAGTTATGGTTATTTCCAAAGGTCTGGTAACCTCTTCTTGATTTGAAACAGCTGAAACACAACTAGGGTTATCACGATTTCTTAGCCTTACTTCATAAAAGTTTGGATTGTCAACGGATATGTTGTTACCAACCAGCTCAACCCAATTACCTCGGTCGGTGCTGAGTTCATATTCATAGTTGGTTGCGCCCGTTGCGATGACTGTTAATGCACCATCGGTAGAGTTAAAGCAAGAAAATGGTGTTGCACTTATTGTGGCGGTAATAGGTTCTGGGTTAATTATTTCCGGTATTACAATGGATGAAAAATCTCCTAAATCTGCCCTCACAAAAAGAGAATAGTTACCTGCTTCAAGATTTGAAAATGTAATGTCTTCTTCATATGGGGCAATTGTACTTGATGCAAAATTGCCATCTCTTACAACGGTAGCGCCAATTCTCAATTCATAGAAAAAAGTAGTAGGTTCTCCGTATGTTGCGTTTACTGTAATTGTTGCATCATTTGCGTTATTGCAACTTATTGGTGTAACTGTTGAAAGACCAAGTTGAGGTGTAAGGGCGGCTTCCAAAATATAATCTTGACTGGTAACATCACAATTTGCATCTTTAACAATACTAAAATAGGTGCCTTCATCAAGACCCTCAAATCGATACTCGTTATTTGGAAAAGTAGCAATGGCTACTGTGGTGCTTTGTAAGATTACAGTAGGGTTTAATCTGTTGTATAGTTCAAAAGTGTATTCAGGTGCACCGCCGTCAACTCGTATAAAGAGCTGACCATCATTCGACGAATCGGTTGTAGGAGAAACGGGACCACTACCGCCATTAATAGTAAGAAGATTGGTTACGGAATCTATTGTTCTACTTTCATTATCTGCGCTTATACATTCCCTGCCGCCTGAAAATACAAGTTTTACGCGAAACTTCTGTGGGCTGCCTTGTGCAAGGTTTTCAAAAGTAGGTGAGGGCTGCCAGTTAGCACCATCATCATTAGAATATTCATAAGTACCTTCTTCAAAATCTTGACCACTTAGGGCAACTACATTGACCGTAGCTGAACCAGTAGCTATTGTAGAGCATGTAGGTTCTGTGATACTTACATTATTAATAGCCACTGCAGTGGGATTGCCAACTGTAAATGAGGTAGGCGTGATAGCACCGCTGGTAACTGTTACATCAATATCGTTAGGGTCATAAAGTACTTCTTGATATACGATGTAATATTCGCCGGGGTCCAAAATATTACCAGTTGAACCGCTAAACGTGCCATCTAGATTATCCACAAGAGAATTAAGGGTTGCATTTCTGTAAGCGTCGGGAGGACGCTGGTCATCAGGGCTACTAGCTGAAGGGAATTCAGAGGGCTCACCTTGATAAATAAAATAGCGCATGGAAAATTCTGGATTGATATCTTCCAAAAAATTAAGTGTTATGCTGCCATCAGTAGAACCTACGGCGCAGGTAGTATTAGTCGTTGAAAAACTATCATACTCAGGAGGGCAGTCAAACCAAGTATAGGTTACTGTATTTGAGTCATAATCGTTCAGAACATTATGTATTTTAAACTCTATGGGTTTGCCCATCCTTTTACTCAATTCGTTAGAATCTGTATAAAGGTTAGCCAAACTAACAATTTTAGTCCCGGTCGGAGATCCTGTGGAAGACGGAATACTAGCCCAGTCATCGTCTTTGAGTGGACCTTTAAATTGCCAATTATAGGCTTGATTAGGATGTCCTCTCGCATTTTGAGTAAGTTGTATGTCTTGATCATAACATAGAGTTGAATTCGGAACAGAGATATTCATCTCCTCAGCAAAATTAATGAGTGCCTCAAAATTGTACGAAGGAGCTGGATAACTAAAAATCATGGACAACGATGAATTCCAGTCACCAATACTCATTGAGCCAGAATCAGACGTGTTAAAGCTCTTTGGAGAGGTGTCTACCCTAAAAGTACCACTAAAGTTTATTGAACTTGAGCTGGTTCTTGCAGATCGTATGTCCCCCGGCCATTCAAAAATTCCTGTATTATTGGTTTCAAAAGTCCTGTTTATACTAATTAAGACGTTCATGTTCGCATCACGAACTAGCATTGTACCGCGAGTGGTTCGATAGTATTCCGTACCATTTTCTATATAGGGAAAAGTCCGAAGAAAAGGATCTAAATAAACATCATAAGTTTGGGCAAATGATTTAGCACAAATAACGAAGAACAATATGAAAATTAGCTTTTTCATAGGCTTAATATTTTAAACTTATCTTTTTTATTAACGATGTTGTTCCTCCTTTAAGAATCAATTGAAGCCCATAGGTATACCTTGAATTTATTTCCAGAGAAACGTCATTAAAACTATTTGCACCTCCCTTAATAGTTTTGTATAGCTTCAAGCCTTCTTCACTTTTTCCACGATATAAACGGTATTCTAGTACATCTTTGTTTTTTACTTTCCAAGAAAGGTTAATAAAGCGTAATTCACGATTTACTGTTCCGGAGAATTTAATATCAGTTTCCTCTAAAACCTTACCCAACCAATTTAAGGTAATTGGGCTTGCAGGCATGCTTTCCAAACCAACGGAATCTTTAGCTATAACGGTATAGCTATAGGTGTTTTCTATAAGATTAGTATTATCTAGAAAAGTAGAATCTAACTTTGTTTCGTGTACTTCTTTCCAATTATTTTCTGTAGAGTTCAATGTTTTTCGATACACTCGGTGCGAGGCAACATCCTGGCTACTACTAGGAGTCCAATTGAGTTGAATGCCATCTGAGGTGACCTCGTACTTAGTAATTACCGGGGGTGATGGGGCAATAAGATCTGGTTTGTCAACGGTTAGCATCTTAGAGAATTTAGATCGGTTAAAACGAAGGTCTTCAGCTTGTAACTTATAGTATATTTTTTTATTAAGATTGGCTGCAACAACGGTATCGTTGTAGATTTCATTTTCGAAGGTCGCGTTTGTAACCTCACTAAATTCTGTTTTTGGATTATTAGATCGGAATATGCGATAACCACCAAGGTCATCTTCATTATTTTTAGTCCAGCTAAGTTTTACAATACCAGTGGTGTCCATTACACCTTTCAATCCGATAGGCGGAGCAGGAGGAATAGAATCTAAAGGTTGTACAATGGCAGGATAAGACTCACCATTAACCCCATTTTTGCCAACCGCAACAATAGTAAAGTAATTGATTCTTTTTAAATCGTTAAAAGTGATTTTTCTTTGCGTAGCGGGTATATTATCCACTACCATTTCAAAAGGACCATCAGCTTTGTATCCACGCAGCAATTGAAATTTGGAAATCAAGGCATTGCCTTCATCCTTAAACTCCCAATACAGGATAGCTTTATTATCGGTTGGAATTTCCTTTTTATATATTCTTGGAACAAATTCGAGTCCTTTTAAAGCTTTACCGGAAATAGGCTTGGTTGGTGGGCCCACTTCTCCAAAAGCGGTTTTACCTACAACCCTATAGAAATAGGTTTTGTTATTTGGAATAGAATCGGTGTAATATAAGGATGCCTGCTTCTTTTCCTTTTCCTCGGAAGCATTAAAAATTGGTTGTCCATTTTGCTGTTCATAATTGATGTTGTCTATAGACCGCTCTACCAGATAGCTTGTATAAATGGTACTTAATAAATCATAATTCCAACTTAATAGAACGCTTGAGTCACTAAAAACGCCAGCCAATTCTATTGGTAAGGGAAGTTCTTCATATAAGTCTGGACTTGCATAAACACTATTTTCGTTAATTATTATTGAACTTTCTTCCGGCAAAGCAACGGAAACTTTGTAAATGTAGTTTTCTCCGGCAACCACTGAGGTGTCTTCAATACCCCATCCTGCAAGCATGGCACCTTGATAATTCTGCTCTGCCGCAAGGAGGCCAAAAGTAAACCGTTGTTCTAGTTCGTTATTTATGGCGGTAATTTTCCCCAATGTTCTGGAACTTGGAGCGGTAGTTTCAAATGAACTGCCATAAAGCGCTTGAGCTAAAACCGCAACATTCTGATTCTTATTTGCTAAGTCTGCCCATTCTTCTAGTGGTCTAGGTTTAAGTGGGGAGAGAGTTAATCGTTGTCTTTCTATAGGTACAACGGCTATGCCATTTCTAGAAATTGTAGCACGTTCAACCCAAAAACCATATTCATTGGCTCTTTTCCATTCCAATGGTTTATCTACTGCCCAGCGTAACATCACCTTTTCTGGGAGAGAACGGGTAATTAACTGAACTGATGCGGTATCTTGACTCCAAGCCAAGTTTGTTATTAATAAAACTATTAGTACTATTTTCTTCAATCTATTAATTTTTAACTTATAAAAAGTATATACTATAACTTGTTTACATATTCAATATCGTAACCATTCTGATAAAGATTTCCTGGTGTAGAATAAAATAATTGTGATTTATAATTACCGAGAGGAATTGCTGGAAACCCTTCTAATAAATAACGGTACGAATCATACTTAACCGCGTCTCCTTCATTATTTCCATATCTACTTAAAACTGTATTTCGTAAATAAAGAAAATCTTCTTTGTACTGATAAGGTAAATCATAAACGAAAGGAATTCTGTTTTTTACCCAATATGAATAAGGTTTACTTTCCACATTTGCCTCATACTGGTTAGAAATATAAAATGACCGGATTGGTGGTACACCAAGAATATCTTCTTCACGATTGACCCGTATATTGCTGTCTAGGGGATAAATTTCATAAATAAGAGGATAGATTTTTTTCTTGTAATATTTGTCATCCAAAATAGCTTGACCATAAACTAGAGGTTGTGATGCCGTATATCTTCCACCTAAAATCTCTATTTT includes:
- a CDS encoding fibronectin type III domain-containing protein, with the translated sequence MKKIVLIVLLITNLAWSQDTASVQLITRSLPEKVMLRWAVDKPLEWKRANEYGFWVERATISRNGIAVVPIERQRLTLSPLKPRPLEEWADLANKNQNVAVLAQALYGSSFETTAPSSRTLGKITAINNELEQRFTFGLLAAEQNYQGAMLAGWGIEDTSVVAGENYIYKVSVALPEESSIIINENSVYASPDLYEELPLPIELAGVFSDSSVLLSWNYDLLSTIYTSYLVERSIDNINYEQQNGQPIFNASEEKEKKQASLYYTDSIPNNKTYFYRVVGKTAFGEVGPPTKPISGKALKGLEFVPRIYKKEIPTDNKAILYWEFKDEGNALISKFQLLRGYKADGPFEMVVDNIPATQRKITFNDLKRINYFTIVAVGKNGVNGESYPAIVQPLDSIPPAPPIGLKGVMDTTGIVKLSWTKNNEDDLGGYRIFRSNNPKTEFSEVTNATFENEIYNDTVVAANLNKKIYYKLQAEDLRFNRSKFSKMLTVDKPDLIAPSPPVITKYEVTSDGIQLNWTPSSSQDVASHRVYRKTLNSTENNWKEVHETKLDSTFLDNTNLIENTYSYTVIAKDSVGLESMPASPITLNWLGKVLEETDIKFSGTVNRELRFINLSWKVKNKDVLEYRLYRGKSEEGLKLYKTIKGGANSFNDVSLEINSRYTYGLQLILKGGTTSLIKKISLKY